In the Streptomyces sp. NBC_00525 genome, one interval contains:
- a CDS encoding GuaB1 family IMP dehydrogenase-related protein — protein MRFLEPGTGRYTESPSVPYDLTYDDVFMVPGRSAVGSRQGVDLSSPDGSGTTIPLVVANMTAIAGRRMAETIARRGGLVVIPQDIPIEVVTEVISWVKTRHLVLDTPIELSPAQTVADALSLLHKRAHGAGVVVDDERRPVGVVTDHDLSGVDRFTQLSEVMSKDLVLLDADIDPRDAFNKLDGANRKLAPAVDADGRLVGILTRKGALRATLYTPATDADGKLRIAAAVGINGDVAGKAKQLLDAGVDTLVVDTAHGHQESMISAVRAVRALDPRVPIVAGNIVAAEGVRDLIEAGADIIKVGVGPGAMCTTRMMTGVGRPQFSAVLECAAEAKKYGKHVWADGGVRHPRDVAMALAAGASNVMIGSWFAGTYESPGDLQQTADGRFYKESFGMASARAVKNRTSDESAYDRARKALFEEGISTSRMFLDPARPGVEDLIDSIIAGVRSSCTYAGAASLAEFAEKAVVGVQSAAGYAEGKPLHASWS, from the coding sequence ATGCGTTTTCTTGAGCCCGGCACCGGTCGCTACACAGAGTCCCCTTCGGTCCCGTACGACCTCACGTACGACGATGTCTTCATGGTTCCGGGCCGATCGGCGGTCGGATCGCGCCAGGGAGTCGATCTGTCCTCCCCCGACGGCAGCGGCACCACCATCCCCCTCGTCGTCGCGAACATGACGGCGATCGCGGGCCGCCGGATGGCCGAGACCATCGCCCGGCGCGGCGGCCTGGTCGTCATCCCGCAGGACATCCCGATCGAGGTCGTCACCGAGGTCATCTCCTGGGTGAAGACGCGCCACCTGGTGCTCGACACGCCCATCGAGCTGTCCCCGGCCCAGACGGTCGCCGACGCGCTGTCCCTGCTGCACAAGCGCGCCCACGGCGCCGGGGTCGTCGTGGACGACGAGCGCCGGCCCGTCGGCGTGGTCACCGACCACGACCTGTCCGGCGTGGACCGCTTCACCCAGCTCTCCGAGGTCATGTCCAAGGACCTGGTCCTGCTGGACGCGGACATCGACCCGCGCGACGCCTTCAACAAGCTCGACGGCGCCAACCGCAAGCTCGCCCCCGCCGTGGACGCGGACGGCCGCCTCGTCGGCATCCTCACCCGCAAGGGAGCCCTGCGCGCCACCCTGTACACCCCCGCCACCGACGCGGACGGCAAGCTGCGGATCGCCGCCGCCGTCGGCATCAACGGCGATGTGGCCGGCAAGGCCAAGCAGCTCCTCGACGCCGGGGTGGACACCCTCGTCGTGGACACCGCCCACGGCCACCAGGAATCCATGATCAGCGCCGTGCGCGCGGTCCGGGCCCTGGACCCGCGGGTCCCGATCGTGGCGGGCAACATCGTCGCCGCAGAGGGCGTGCGCGACCTCATCGAGGCCGGGGCCGACATCATCAAGGTCGGCGTCGGACCCGGCGCCATGTGCACCACCCGGATGATGACCGGCGTCGGCCGGCCCCAGTTCTCCGCCGTGCTGGAATGCGCCGCCGAGGCGAAGAAGTACGGCAAGCACGTCTGGGCGGACGGCGGCGTCCGCCACCCCCGCGACGTCGCCATGGCCCTCGCGGCCGGCGCCTCCAACGTGATGATCGGCTCCTGGTTCGCCGGCACGTACGAGTCGCCCGGCGACCTCCAGCAGACCGCCGACGGGCGCTTCTACAAGGAGTCCTTCGGCATGGCGTCCGCGCGCGCCGTGAAGAACCGCACCTCCGACGAGTCCGCGTACGACCGCGCCCGCAAGGCGCTCTTCGAGGAGGGCATCTCCACCTCCCGGATGTTCCTGGACCCGGCCCGCCCCGGCGTCGAGGACCTGATCGACTCGATCATCGCGGGCGTCCGCTCCTCCTGCACCTACGCGGGCGCCGCCTCCCTCGCGGAGTTCGCCGAGAAGGCCGTCGTCGGCGTACAGAGCGCCGCCGGCTACGCGGAGGGCAAGCCGCTGCACGCCAGCTGGAGCTAG
- a CDS encoding terpene synthase family protein, with protein MENKLPDIYCPFPQRTNPHVPHVRRHLDTWIRDTGLVHRDSARARFEQADFGAFVGMVYPTADSERLELVADWFVWLFLVDDQLDDGHLGRSPERVRDVVALMLSVVEGTRTGVLANEELPAAVVALIDLWQRTTPTAAVHWRRRFAWHLRKYLTTTTTWEAGNRAAGVVPSEELYIEKRRHTGAILVCMDLIEIVADIEAPQSIHNDPRFITALESSCNHVCWANDVYSYEKEQVLGEIHNLVHLVRHHRGFGKQEALEHVCAELAGETERFLTAEAELLAAYPQLAPMLEPYLDGMRSWMRGNLDWSRQTPRYNPADVSQYDRPEQYLEATVLGVTPQD; from the coding sequence GTGGAGAACAAACTTCCGGATATTTACTGCCCGTTCCCCCAGCGGACGAACCCGCATGTCCCCCACGTCCGCCGACATCTTGACACCTGGATTCGCGACACCGGTCTGGTACACCGGGATTCGGCCAGAGCGCGATTCGAGCAGGCCGACTTCGGCGCGTTCGTCGGCATGGTCTATCCCACAGCGGACAGTGAGCGTCTCGAACTCGTCGCCGACTGGTTCGTCTGGCTCTTCCTCGTGGACGACCAGCTCGACGACGGCCACCTGGGCCGCAGTCCCGAACGCGTCCGGGACGTCGTCGCGCTGATGCTGTCGGTCGTCGAGGGCACCCGGACCGGGGTCCTCGCCAACGAGGAGCTGCCCGCGGCGGTGGTCGCCCTCATCGACCTGTGGCAGCGCACCACGCCGACCGCGGCGGTGCACTGGCGGCGCCGGTTCGCCTGGCATCTGCGCAAGTACCTCACCACCACCACGACCTGGGAGGCCGGGAACCGGGCGGCGGGCGTGGTGCCGTCCGAGGAGCTGTACATCGAGAAGCGCCGCCATACCGGCGCGATCCTCGTCTGCATGGACCTCATAGAAATCGTCGCCGACATCGAGGCGCCCCAGTCGATCCACAACGACCCCCGGTTCATCACGGCCCTGGAATCGTCCTGCAACCATGTGTGCTGGGCCAATGACGTGTACTCCTACGAGAAGGAACAGGTGCTCGGCGAGATCCACAACCTCGTCCATCTGGTCCGCCACCACCGCGGCTTCGGCAAGCAGGAAGCGCTGGAACACGTCTGTGCGGAGCTCGCCGGGGAGACGGAGCGCTTCCTGACGGCGGAGGCCGAGCTGCTGGCGGCCTATCCGCAGCTGGCGCCGATGCTGGAGCCGTACCTCGACGGAATGCGCAGCTGGATGCGCGGCAATCTCGACTGGTCCCGGCAGACACCCCGCTACAACCCGGCCGACGTCAGCCAGTACGACCGGCCGGAACAGTATCTGGAGGCCACGGTGCTGGGCGTCACCCCGCAGGACTGA
- the rpe gene encoding ribulose-phosphate 3-epimerase: MAQINPSILSADFARLADEAKAVEGADWLHVDVMDNHFVPNLTLGVPIVESLSRATDTPLDCHLMIEDADRWAPQYVEAGAGSVTFHAEAAAAPVRLAREIRAKGARASMALKPATPIEPYEDLLPELDMLLIMTVEPGFGGQAFLDIMLPKIRRTRELISKHGLDLWLQVDGGVSESTIERCAEAGADVFVAGSAVYNAADPAAAVRSLRAKAEGAIGAAGWGCAH; encoded by the coding sequence ATGGCCCAGATCAACCCGAGTATTCTCTCCGCCGACTTCGCGCGTCTCGCCGACGAGGCGAAGGCCGTCGAAGGCGCCGACTGGCTCCATGTCGACGTCATGGACAACCACTTCGTGCCCAATCTGACCCTCGGCGTTCCGATCGTGGAATCGCTCAGCAGGGCCACGGACACGCCGCTGGACTGCCACCTCATGATCGAGGACGCGGACCGCTGGGCGCCCCAGTACGTCGAGGCCGGGGCCGGGTCGGTCACCTTCCACGCCGAGGCCGCCGCGGCCCCCGTCCGGCTGGCCCGCGAGATCCGCGCCAAGGGCGCCCGCGCCTCCATGGCGCTCAAGCCGGCGACGCCCATCGAGCCGTACGAGGACCTGCTCCCCGAACTCGACATGCTGCTGATCATGACCGTGGAACCGGGCTTCGGCGGCCAGGCGTTCCTGGACATCATGCTGCCCAAGATCCGGCGCACCCGTGAACTGATCTCCAAGCACGGCCTCGACCTGTGGCTCCAGGTGGACGGCGGGGTCTCCGAGTCCACCATCGAGCGCTGCGCCGAGGCGGGCGCCGACGTCTTCGTGGCCGGCTCCGCCGTCTACAACGCCGCGGACCCGGCCGCCGCCGTGCGGTCCCTGCGGGCCAAGGCCGAGGGAGCCATCGGCGCGGCCGGCTGGGGCTGCGCGCACTGA
- a CDS encoding RsmB/NOP family class I SAM-dependent RNA methyltransferase, whose product MNDQPRRRPAKPHRRPKKDPVRFLAFEVLRAVDERDAYANLVLPPLLKKARAKGDFDHRDAALATELVYGTLRRQGTYDAIVAACIDRPLREVDPPVLDVLNMGVHQLLGTRIPTHAAVSASVELARVVLGEGRAKFVNAVLRKVSADDLDGWVAKVAPSYEDDAEDHLAVVHSHPRWVVSALWDALGGGRAGIEDLLEADNERPEVTLVARPGRSTTAELTAELTAELGEDSALPGRWSPHAVRMAEGGEPGALTAVREGRAGVQDEGSQLVAAALAAAPLEGPDARWLDGCAGPGGKAALLAALAAGRGAALLAAERQPHRARLVERALTGNPGPYQVVTADGTRPPWLPGTFDRVLVDVPCSGLGALRRRPEARWRRRPEDLEGFAPLQRGLLREAIKAVRVGGVVGYATCSPHLAETRVVVEDVLKGRGGAPVEAEWIDARPLLPGVPALGDGPDVQLWPHLHGTDAMYLALLRRTG is encoded by the coding sequence GTGAACGACCAGCCGCGTCGCCGTCCCGCCAAGCCGCACCGCCGCCCGAAGAAGGACCCGGTCCGCTTCCTCGCCTTCGAGGTCCTGCGGGCGGTCGACGAGCGCGACGCGTACGCGAACCTCGTCCTGCCCCCGCTGCTGAAAAAGGCCCGCGCCAAGGGCGACTTCGACCACCGCGACGCGGCCCTGGCCACCGAGCTGGTCTACGGCACGCTGCGCCGCCAGGGCACGTACGACGCGATCGTCGCCGCCTGCATCGACCGGCCGCTGCGCGAGGTGGACCCGCCGGTCCTGGACGTGCTGAACATGGGCGTGCACCAGCTGCTCGGCACCCGAATCCCCACCCACGCGGCGGTCTCCGCGAGCGTGGAGCTGGCCCGCGTGGTGCTGGGGGAGGGGCGCGCCAAGTTCGTCAACGCCGTCCTGCGCAAGGTGTCCGCCGACGACCTCGACGGCTGGGTGGCGAAGGTGGCCCCCTCCTACGAGGACGACGCCGAGGACCACCTCGCGGTCGTCCACTCCCACCCCCGCTGGGTCGTCTCCGCGCTCTGGGACGCGCTCGGCGGCGGCCGCGCCGGCATCGAGGACCTGCTCGAAGCGGACAACGAACGCCCCGAGGTCACCCTGGTCGCCCGCCCCGGCCGCTCCACCACCGCCGAGCTCACCGCCGAGCTCACCGCCGAGCTGGGTGAGGACAGCGCGCTGCCCGGCCGCTGGTCGCCCCACGCCGTGCGCATGGCCGAGGGCGGCGAGCCCGGCGCCCTGACCGCCGTGCGCGAGGGCCGGGCCGGGGTCCAGGACGAGGGCAGCCAGCTGGTCGCCGCCGCGCTCGCCGCCGCCCCGCTGGAGGGCCCCGACGCCCGCTGGCTGGACGGCTGCGCGGGCCCCGGCGGCAAGGCGGCCCTGCTCGCCGCGCTCGCCGCCGGACGCGGCGCCGCCCTGCTCGCCGCCGAACGCCAGCCGCACCGCGCCCGCCTCGTGGAGCGCGCGCTGACCGGCAACCCCGGCCCGTACCAGGTGGTCACCGCCGACGGCACCCGCCCGCCGTGGCTCCCCGGCACCTTCGACCGGGTCCTGGTGGACGTGCCCTGCTCCGGCCTCGGCGCCCTGCGCCGCCGCCCGGAGGCCCGCTGGCGCCGCCGCCCCGAGGACCTGGAGGGCTTCGCGCCCCTCCAGCGCGGGCTGCTGCGCGAGGCGATCAAGGCCGTCCGCGTCGGCGGCGTCGTCGGCTACGCCACCTGCTCGCCGCACCTCGCCGAGACCCGGGTCGTCGTGGAGGACGTGCTCAAGGGGCGCGGCGGCGCGCCCGTCGAGGCGGAGTGGATCGACGCCCGCCCGCTGCTGCCCGGTGTGCCCGCGCTCGGCGACGGGCCCGACGTCCAGCTCTGGCCGCATCTGCACGGCACCGACGCCATGTACCTCGCGCTGCTGCGCCGTACCGGCTGA
- a CDS encoding sugar-binding transcriptional regulator: protein MSAGRSALRMGPAELVQAAAMARRFYLEGKSKIQIAEEFGVSRFKVARVLETALERDLVRIEIRVPAELDAERSDALRARYGLRHAVVVESPAEEQDDAADPENLGEVAADLLGELVTEGDVLGLAWGRSTIHMAAALDRLPPCTVVQLTGVYDAGTAERGSVEAVRRAAQVSGGEAHPIYAPMLLPDPATAAALRHQTGIARAFEYFDKVTVAAVSIGSWEPGISTVHDMLSDEERRHYASLGVAAEMSAHLFDAEGRRVGRDLGERCITVEADRLRRIPEVVAIAGGQRKAAAIGAVLRSGLVTSLVTDTAAADYLLTESGAPRRPALERADPDGD from the coding sequence ATGTCGGCGGGCCGGTCCGCCCTGCGGATGGGGCCCGCGGAGCTGGTGCAGGCGGCGGCCATGGCCCGCCGCTTCTACCTCGAGGGCAAGTCCAAGATCCAGATCGCCGAGGAGTTCGGCGTCAGCCGTTTCAAGGTCGCGCGCGTCCTGGAGACCGCCCTGGAGCGCGACCTCGTACGGATCGAGATCCGCGTCCCGGCGGAGCTGGACGCCGAGCGCTCCGACGCGCTGCGGGCCCGTTACGGGCTGCGCCACGCGGTGGTCGTCGAGTCCCCGGCGGAGGAGCAGGACGACGCGGCCGACCCGGAGAATCTGGGCGAGGTCGCGGCCGATCTGCTCGGCGAACTGGTGACCGAGGGCGATGTGCTCGGGCTGGCCTGGGGCCGCTCCACCATCCACATGGCCGCCGCCCTCGACCGGCTGCCCCCGTGCACGGTCGTGCAGCTCACCGGGGTGTACGACGCGGGCACCGCCGAGCGCGGTTCGGTGGAGGCGGTGCGGCGCGCGGCCCAGGTCTCCGGCGGCGAGGCCCACCCGATCTACGCGCCGATGCTGCTGCCGGACCCGGCGACGGCCGCCGCGCTGCGCCACCAGACCGGGATCGCCCGCGCCTTCGAGTACTTCGACAAGGTGACGGTGGCGGCCGTCTCCATCGGTTCCTGGGAGCCGGGGATCTCCACGGTGCACGACATGCTCTCGGACGAGGAGCGCCGGCACTACGCCTCGCTCGGTGTGGCCGCGGAGATGTCGGCCCATCTGTTCGACGCGGAGGGCCGCCGGGTCGGCCGGGACCTCGGTGAGCGGTGCATCACCGTCGAGGCGGACCGGCTGCGCCGGATTCCGGAGGTCGTGGCGATCGCGGGCGGGCAGCGCAAGGCCGCCGCGATCGGCGCGGTGCTGCGCTCGGGACTGGTCACCAGCCTGGTGACGGACACGGCCGCGGCGGACTACCTGCTGACGGAGTCCGGGGCCCCGCGCCGGCCGGCCCTGGAGCGGGCCGACCCGGACGGCGACTGA
- a CDS encoding Lrp/AsnC family transcriptional regulator, whose product MRLNDLDERIVHALAEDARRSYADIGSIIGLSAPAVKRRVDRLRAEGAITGFTVRVDPAALGWETEGYIEIYCSRNTSPESIKQGLARYPEVASASTVTGDADALVQVFAADMRHFEQVLERIAGEPYVERTKSVLVLSPLLRRYSSGSPG is encoded by the coding sequence GTGCGACTGAACGACCTGGACGAACGCATCGTCCACGCCCTGGCCGAGGACGCCCGCCGCTCCTACGCCGACATCGGCTCGATCATCGGCCTGTCCGCGCCCGCCGTGAAGCGCCGCGTGGACCGGCTGCGCGCCGAGGGCGCCATCACCGGGTTCACCGTGCGGGTGGACCCGGCCGCGCTCGGCTGGGAGACCGAGGGCTACATCGAGATCTACTGCAGCCGCAACACCTCCCCGGAGTCCATCAAGCAGGGCCTCGCCCGCTACCCCGAGGTCGCCTCCGCCTCCACCGTCACCGGCGACGCCGACGCGCTCGTCCAGGTCTTCGCCGCCGACATGCGCCACTTCGAACAGGTCCTGGAGCGCATCGCGGGCGAACCGTACGTGGAGCGCACCAAGTCGGTCCTGGTGCTCTCGCCGCTGCTCCGGCGGTACTCCTCGGGCTCACCGGGCTGA